From a region of the Paenibacillus lutimineralis genome:
- a CDS encoding flagellar hook assembly protein FlgD produces the protein MADVVTSKVMWPNYSAENVAKASKLDNSLGKDSFLKLLITQMGNQDPLSPMDNKDTIAQLAQFTSVEQLINISDQIGKMSQSLGNTSGLIGKVVSWNTSTSTGEYDIATGKPSVVSDKASGIVEAVIVRGGEMYVKVGNQEIEVSKVERVENPQEAENPSTENPPPVETAPEDPSTGQGAETE, from the coding sequence ATGGCAGACGTTGTTACGTCAAAGGTCATGTGGCCAAATTACTCAGCTGAGAATGTGGCCAAGGCAAGCAAGCTCGATAACTCCTTGGGCAAAGACTCCTTCCTCAAATTGCTGATTACGCAAATGGGGAATCAGGATCCGTTGTCTCCGATGGACAATAAGGATACGATTGCTCAATTGGCGCAGTTTACTTCAGTGGAACAATTGATCAATATATCTGACCAGATCGGCAAGATGAGCCAGTCCCTCGGCAACACTTCCGGACTTATTGGGAAGGTTGTTAGCTGGAATACATCCACTTCTACCGGAGAGTACGATATAGCAACTGGTAAGCCGTCGGTTGTATCCGATAAGGCTAGCGGCATCGTGGAGGCAGTCATTGTCCGCGGCGGCGAAATGTATGTTAAGGTAGGCAATCAAGAAATTGAAGTATCCAAGGTTGAGAGAGTGGAAAATCCGCAAGAAGCGGAGAATCCTTCCACGGAAAATCCACCTCCTGTTGAGACTGCTCCAGAAGATCCGTCCACTGGACAAGGGGCTGAGACAGAATGA
- a CDS encoding TIGR02530 family flagellar biosynthesis protein codes for MNEPVRVGNLYPGIVHPGALQQPKNHIGGNAQSQGNSFKELFQDELFRLSNHAVKRLEQRGIELKPDQISKINSAIDRAAAKGAKDSLILMKDMALIVNVQNRTVVTAMDKNSMQDNVFTQIDSAVIIS; via the coding sequence ATGAATGAGCCCGTACGTGTAGGTAATCTATATCCTGGTATCGTTCATCCTGGTGCTTTACAGCAACCGAAGAATCATATCGGGGGTAACGCTCAATCTCAAGGGAATTCCTTCAAGGAACTGTTCCAGGACGAGTTGTTCCGGTTGAGTAACCATGCAGTCAAGCGTCTGGAGCAGCGGGGAATAGAGTTGAAGCCTGATCAGATCAGCAAGATCAATTCGGCCATCGATCGTGCAGCGGCCAAAGGAGCCAAGGATTCATTAATTCTAATGAAGGATATGGCGCTGATCGTTAATGTTCAGAACCGAACCGTTGTTACCGCGATGGACAAGAACAGTATGCAGGATAATGTGTTCACTCAGATAGATAGTGCAGTGATTATTTCTTAA
- the fliG gene encoding flagellar motor switch protein FliG, giving the protein MSKGNPTVLTGRQKAAILLITLGPEVSAEIFKHLREEEIEQLTLEIANVRKVDSAEKEMIMTEFHQICMAQEYISQGGITYAKEILEKALGESKAQDILNRLTATLQVRPFDFARKADPNQILNFIQNENAQTIALVLSYLQFEQAASILSSLPQEKQAEVARRIAMMDSTSPEVISQVERVLEQKLSATVTQDYTSAGGIESIVQILNGVDRGTERTILDSLEIQDPELAEEIKKRMFVFEDIVNIDNRSIQRIIRDIENADLQLALKVASEEVREAVFRNMSKRMSDTFKEEMEYMGPVRLRDVEEAQTRIVATIRRLEEAGEIIIARGGGDDIIV; this is encoded by the coding sequence TTGTCAAAAGGAAATCCTACGGTGCTTACCGGGAGGCAAAAAGCGGCGATTTTGTTAATTACTCTTGGGCCAGAAGTGTCCGCTGAAATTTTCAAGCATCTGCGTGAGGAAGAGATTGAACAACTCACGCTTGAAATCGCAAATGTACGCAAGGTTGACAGCGCTGAGAAAGAAATGATCATGACTGAGTTTCACCAGATCTGCATGGCTCAGGAATACATTTCACAGGGCGGCATCACTTATGCCAAGGAGATTCTGGAGAAAGCGCTTGGCGAGAGCAAGGCGCAGGATATCCTCAATAGGTTAACTGCTACTTTGCAAGTAAGACCCTTTGATTTCGCTCGTAAAGCCGATCCAAATCAAATTCTTAACTTCATTCAAAATGAAAATGCACAGACCATTGCTTTGGTATTATCATACTTGCAGTTCGAGCAAGCAGCATCCATATTGTCCTCTCTTCCACAGGAGAAACAGGCTGAGGTGGCTCGCCGGATTGCAATGATGGACAGCACATCGCCAGAGGTAATATCTCAGGTAGAGCGTGTGCTGGAGCAGAAGCTGTCAGCAACGGTGACTCAGGACTATACAAGCGCTGGCGGCATAGAGTCGATCGTTCAGATCCTGAACGGCGTCGACCGCGGTACGGAGAGGACGATTCTCGATTCTCTGGAGATACAGGATCCAGAACTTGCCGAGGAGATCAAGAAGCGCATGTTCGTATTCGAGGATATCGTCAATATCGACAACCGTTCGATTCAGCGGATTATCCGCGATATCGAGAATGCCGATCTGCAGCTTGCGCTCAAAGTGGCAAGCGAAGAGGTACGCGAAGCGGTATTCCGCAATATGTCCAAGCGGATGTCCGATACTTTCAAGGAAGAAATGGAATATATGGGGCCAGTACGGCTGCGTGACGTGGAAGAAGCTCAGACTCGTATCGTAGCTACTATCCGCAGACTGGAAGAAGCCGGTGAGATCATTATTGCCCGTGGCGGAGGAGATGACATCATTGTCTAA
- a CDS encoding FliH/SctL family protein, whose product MSNLIKVSQYVPVDVLKQLDLARTYAKPEDEVFEDEVAPTAQDDVISEADIAAEEARRQMLVDAKDFAEQQVRAASEEAEKLLAEAHEQIEAWWREKREQDEHLVEAIKSEGFSQGYEEGKLQAEQELKTKIDEMMHEASAVLQQAYVEKERIIQESEPFLVELSCAIAEKVIDKQLALEPSYTVDLIKGSLARKREQGEITLCVAPAQFSFVQAAREELTLAIDSQAELQILPDPTVKDRGCVIRSAYGSIDARIDTQLAEIKKELLRISLQTEE is encoded by the coding sequence TTGTCTAATCTGATTAAGGTGTCGCAGTACGTTCCGGTAGATGTTCTTAAGCAGCTGGATTTAGCGAGAACCTACGCCAAACCCGAGGACGAAGTGTTCGAGGATGAAGTGGCCCCAACCGCCCAAGATGATGTTATTTCGGAGGCAGATATAGCAGCGGAGGAGGCCAGACGGCAAATGCTGGTCGATGCCAAGGACTTTGCTGAACAGCAGGTCAGGGCTGCTTCGGAAGAAGCAGAGAAGCTGCTAGCTGAAGCTCACGAACAGATTGAAGCTTGGTGGCGGGAGAAGAGAGAACAGGATGAACATCTTGTCGAGGCTATTAAGTCGGAGGGTTTCAGTCAGGGCTATGAGGAAGGCAAACTGCAGGCCGAACAAGAACTGAAGACGAAGATTGATGAAATGATGCATGAGGCGAGTGCGGTTCTGCAGCAAGCATATGTGGAGAAGGAGCGGATCATCCAAGAATCCGAGCCTTTTCTAGTCGAGCTAAGCTGTGCGATCGCCGAGAAGGTTATCGACAAGCAACTGGCACTTGAACCGTCATATACGGTGGATCTGATTAAGGGCAGCCTGGCTCGTAAGAGAGAGCAAGGGGAGATTACGCTCTGCGTAGCCCCTGCTCAGTTCTCCTTTGTACAAGCTGCGAGAGAAGAGTTGACGCTAGCGATTGATTCACAAGCTGAGCTTCAGATTCTACCTGACCCGACTGTGAAGGATCGAGGTTGCGTTATACGATCCGCCTACGGTAGCATCGATGCCAGAATCGACACCCAGCTTGCGGAGATTAAGAAGGAATTACTGCGTATCTCGCTGCAGACAGAGGAATAG
- the fliE gene encoding flagellar hook-basal body complex protein FliE has translation MIQSMNFNTVKPLEGVEQYSTVEAKGKTPAEAMKSFGSFLSDALDNVAAQEQNVQKVNDKFLVGEVSADQVMIASEQALLSLQLTTQVRNKVIEAYQEIMRTQI, from the coding sequence TTGATACAAAGCATGAATTTTAATACTGTAAAGCCTTTGGAAGGAGTCGAACAGTACAGTACAGTGGAAGCCAAGGGGAAGACCCCTGCGGAAGCCATGAAGAGCTTTGGCTCGTTCTTATCGGATGCTCTTGATAATGTAGCCGCGCAAGAGCAGAATGTTCAGAAAGTGAACGACAAGTTCCTGGTCGGTGAAGTAAGTGCCGATCAGGTAATGATCGCCTCGGAGCAGGCCTTGTTAAGTTTGCAATTAACTACGCAAGTGCGAAACAAAGTAATTGAGGCATATCAAGAAATCATGCGTACGCAAATTTAA
- a CDS encoding flagellar hook-length control protein FliK — protein MSQTVTNLLAGTQANSIMSSGNNKGTATIDPAQSFSQAMLSMMTGDGKSQQTQLLTQLNALLGVTSEATSGEAEVDPGAESLSSMMDSLLQQLEQLDEALVDNPALLSALQSWMIQAQQTLQPSDIVQDAETLSTIEAKVPALAQHMETIKFALHDTLLQLAAANMESRSAGLNSNGVQSFENLLGSLKSILEEAGLSGEVKGTDTQHARFAVSNRGQNVLPHLAADTSLRVDAGQGNATKVNETIPTAHLSRAVDLTTAEAITASGRVLEGAEKSGSGSNTADDLSNFQLGHVVTAGQLALRDAGTAQLTVKAPPVPVENFGKEVGQFLINKLDIIKTQGMSEARISLNPQHLGSVDVQIKMQNGQLVAQFITEHAFAKESLEAQMSQLRSALQAQGLQVSKLEVTQNTSLSSHMYHDGRQPGSGSSGQQQSKRRDVTVSEEELLSVYDLNEEWNDWISEVRAKELNMGSSFVARA, from the coding sequence ATGAGCCAAACAGTAACCAATCTACTTGCTGGAACCCAAGCAAACTCGATTATGTCCTCCGGAAACAATAAGGGAACTGCTACCATAGACCCGGCACAATCGTTCAGCCAAGCTATGCTGTCTATGATGACAGGGGACGGTAAATCTCAGCAAACGCAGCTTCTGACCCAGCTCAATGCTCTGCTCGGCGTTACATCCGAGGCAACTAGCGGAGAAGCTGAGGTTGATCCTGGGGCCGAATCGCTGAGCAGCATGATGGATAGCCTGCTTCAGCAGCTTGAGCAACTTGATGAAGCACTGGTTGACAATCCTGCGCTATTGTCTGCGCTGCAGAGCTGGATGATCCAGGCCCAGCAAACGTTACAGCCAAGCGATATTGTTCAAGATGCAGAGACGTTGTCTACGATCGAAGCTAAGGTGCCTGCACTGGCACAACATATGGAGACGATAAAGTTTGCGCTCCATGATACACTGCTTCAATTGGCTGCTGCGAATATGGAATCCAGGTCAGCGGGTTTGAATAGTAATGGTGTTCAATCCTTCGAGAATTTACTCGGATCTCTGAAGAGTATTCTGGAGGAAGCTGGATTATCTGGAGAAGTGAAGGGCACAGATACTCAGCACGCACGATTTGCTGTCTCGAATAGAGGGCAAAATGTACTTCCTCATTTGGCTGCAGATACAAGTCTACGTGTAGATGCAGGTCAGGGTAACGCTACGAAGGTGAATGAGACAATTCCTACAGCTCATCTGTCACGTGCCGTTGATTTAACTACAGCAGAGGCAATAACAGCGAGTGGACGCGTACTCGAAGGTGCCGAGAAGTCGGGTTCTGGATCTAACACGGCGGATGACCTGTCTAACTTCCAATTAGGACATGTTGTGACCGCAGGCCAACTTGCACTTCGCGATGCGGGTACAGCCCAACTCACGGTCAAAGCACCACCAGTTCCTGTGGAGAACTTCGGCAAAGAGGTTGGACAGTTTCTGATTAATAAGCTGGATATCATTAAGACTCAGGGTATGTCTGAGGCGAGAATTTCCTTAAATCCTCAGCATCTTGGCAGTGTGGATGTCCAAATTAAGATGCAGAACGGCCAACTGGTAGCGCAGTTTATTACGGAGCACGCTTTTGCCAAGGAGTCATTGGAGGCACAGATGTCACAGCTTCGCTCGGCATTGCAGGCCCAGGGACTTCAGGTAAGCAAGCTGGAGGTAACCCAGAATACTTCCCTCTCTTCGCATATGTATCATGATGGACGGCAACCTGGCAGCGGAAGCAGCGGGCAGCAGCAAAGCAAGCGGCGTGATGTGACCGTCTCTGAGGAAGAATTGCTGTCAGTCTATGATCTGAATGAAGAATGGAATGACTGGATCAGCGAAGTGCGAGCGAAAGAATTGAACATGGGCAGTTCCTTCGTAGCGAGAGCATAA
- the fliJ gene encoding flagellar export protein FliJ, with the protein MRFRYVYQKVVDLKSNERTQAEWMLSAAVGELEAQRRSLEQLFLDRANTLSEIQSEMENRASVVKLQELQYYADYLEVCISQKIGEVKRAEINVDKKKTHLTGKMLDEKVWLKAKEKEQQKFQHEMLLREQHELDEMATVRFAMKAR; encoded by the coding sequence ATGAGGTTCCGTTATGTCTATCAAAAAGTCGTAGATTTGAAGTCTAATGAGAGAACTCAGGCTGAATGGATGCTCTCTGCTGCTGTTGGGGAACTGGAGGCTCAGCGGCGTTCCTTGGAGCAGCTCTTCTTGGATCGTGCGAATACTTTGTCTGAGATTCAGTCGGAAATGGAAAATAGGGCTTCGGTAGTTAAGCTGCAGGAGCTACAGTACTATGCAGATTACTTGGAAGTGTGCATTTCGCAAAAGATCGGTGAGGTAAAGCGTGCCGAAATCAATGTTGATAAGAAAAAAACGCATTTGACCGGCAAAATGCTCGATGAGAAAGTGTGGCTTAAAGCGAAGGAAAAGGAGCAGCAAAAATTCCAGCACGAGATGCTTCTTCGGGAACAACATGAACTGGACGAGATGGCTACTGTCCGGTTTGCCATGAAAGCCCGCTAA
- a CDS encoding flagellar FlbD family protein translates to MISVTRLNGSQMWLNALMIETVEETPDTYVTLVTGKRIIVLEKAAEVIAMVKDYYSEIGIHAASIKVQQTEELS, encoded by the coding sequence ATGATTTCTGTCACACGCTTGAACGGCTCGCAAATGTGGCTTAATGCTCTGATGATCGAGACCGTCGAGGAAACACCCGATACATACGTAACCTTGGTTACTGGTAAACGTATTATAGTGCTGGAGAAGGCGGCTGAGGTCATTGCGATGGTCAAGGATTACTACAGTGAAATCGGCATCCACGCAGCATCCATTAAAGTGCAACAAACGGAGGAATTGTCATGA
- the fliI gene encoding flagellar protein export ATPase FliI, with the protein MTTINSSRYIEHLRQLDPVRVNGKVTQVIGLMIESEGPDASIGDVCYIYPNKSSQPLMAEVVGFRDNKVLLMPLGELQAIGPGCDVVGTGKPLTVQVGSELLGKVLDGLGQPLDESLLPSRLGHYSTFAKPINPMNRPRVEEPISIGVRAIDGLLTIGKGQRVGIFAGSGVGKSTLMGMIARNTSADVNVIALIGERGREVRDFIERDLGPEGLERSVVVVATSDQPALIRMKGALIATTIAEYFRDRGLNVMLMMDSVTRYAMALREVGLAVGEPPAMRGYTPSVFAALPKLMERAGTGPVGSITAFYTVLVDGDDMNEPIADAVRGILDGHIVLNRSIANRGHFPAIDIMASISRVMKDIVSREQNDAAENYKRLLAVYKDSEDLINIGAYQQGSNEEIDEALSYIQSIWAFSKQRVDEKVVLSEAQERLISEFTRE; encoded by the coding sequence ATGACAACCATTAATTCATCGCGTTATATCGAGCATCTGAGACAACTTGATCCTGTGCGTGTTAATGGCAAAGTCACACAAGTCATCGGCCTGATGATTGAGTCCGAGGGTCCGGACGCAAGCATCGGCGATGTCTGTTACATATATCCGAATAAATCATCCCAGCCGCTCATGGCTGAAGTTGTTGGATTCCGCGACAACAAGGTGCTGTTGATGCCGCTCGGGGAGCTGCAAGCTATCGGACCCGGCTGTGATGTAGTCGGGACTGGGAAGCCGCTTACGGTACAGGTTGGTTCTGAACTGCTAGGTAAGGTGTTGGATGGACTGGGGCAGCCGCTTGATGAATCGCTATTGCCTTCCAGATTAGGTCATTATTCCACCTTCGCGAAGCCAATCAATCCGATGAATCGCCCTAGAGTCGAAGAGCCCATTAGCATCGGTGTTAGAGCGATTGATGGACTGCTTACAATCGGCAAAGGCCAGCGCGTAGGTATCTTCGCAGGTTCAGGTGTCGGGAAGAGTACATTGATGGGCATGATTGCCCGCAATACTTCAGCGGATGTTAACGTAATCGCTCTAATAGGGGAACGAGGTCGCGAGGTAAGAGATTTTATCGAACGAGATCTCGGGCCGGAAGGGTTGGAGCGTTCGGTTGTTGTCGTAGCAACGTCTGACCAGCCGGCACTCATCCGGATGAAGGGGGCGCTGATCGCGACGACGATCGCTGAATATTTTCGCGACCGCGGTCTAAATGTGATGCTGATGATGGACTCAGTTACCCGTTATGCGATGGCACTTCGTGAGGTCGGACTGGCCGTCGGCGAACCGCCAGCGATGCGCGGCTATACTCCGTCGGTATTCGCTGCACTACCCAAGCTTATGGAGCGAGCAGGAACTGGACCTGTCGGTTCGATTACGGCTTTTTACACTGTGCTGGTTGACGGAGACGACATGAATGAGCCGATTGCGGATGCGGTACGAGGGATTCTCGATGGACATATTGTCTTAAACCGTAGCATTGCTAATCGGGGGCATTTTCCAGCCATTGACATCATGGCAAGTATCAGTCGTGTGATGAAGGACATTGTGTCCAGAGAGCAGAACGATGCCGCTGAGAATTACAAACGATTGCTCGCAGTGTACAAGGATTCTGAGGATTTGATTAATATCGGCGCTTACCAGCAAGGATCCAATGAGGAAATTGATGAAGCGCTAAGCTATATTCAGAGTATTTGGGCCTTTTCGAAGCAGAGGGTGGATGAGAAGGTCGTATTGTCAGAAGCGCAGGAGCGTTTAATTTCCGAATTTACTAGGGAGTGA
- the fliF gene encoding flagellar basal-body MS-ring/collar protein FliF gives MNERIAQYRDTLTGYWNRFSKKQKTLLISTVSIILLAIILLTVQFSKTEYDVAFTNLDSSDAAGIITYLESSGVPYKLSTDGSSISVPSKNVARVKVDIGSQGIVQNGSIGLESFNENSSLIGMTDNEFSVKYKKALNGEVEQLLKSMKGVNNAKVLINLPAENVFASPSEQEKASASVVVSFKPGYRPTQEAIDGYFNLIKTSVPNLPIENISLSSSDDNVLLASGEGGSGGKIASLTTAVQENMALQKKFESDVRQSVKQFLSKLTGPEKVEVLVASTLNFDQVTQKDNLVTPVDTENMKGIEISAQKIQKSYTGQANGVGGIAGTGEQDVPGYPSAGTGNGSSSEESSSTINYEVNHITKDIVASPYVVKDLTINAVVEPPNGQQTLDPATESAIQTILANIVGSYLADSGTTYTDAELQRKVAVYSQPFHGTEQNASGLSLSSPLVWGVGAAALLAIAGIIFLIVRRNRNQEIEEEEIPMPLTPEFPSINLESVTNENQVRKQLETLAKKKPDEFVNLLRTWLADE, from the coding sequence GTGAATGAGAGAATTGCCCAGTACCGGGATACATTAACGGGTTACTGGAACCGTTTCAGCAAGAAGCAAAAAACGTTGTTAATTTCTACAGTTTCGATTATATTGCTGGCGATTATTCTGCTTACGGTTCAATTTTCTAAAACGGAATATGATGTCGCTTTTACGAATTTGGATTCCTCGGATGCAGCGGGTATTATTACTTACTTGGAATCAAGCGGTGTTCCGTACAAATTGAGCACGGATGGCTCGAGTATTTCGGTGCCTAGCAAGAATGTGGCTAGAGTGAAAGTCGATATCGGTTCACAAGGGATCGTTCAGAACGGTTCGATCGGACTAGAATCTTTCAACGAAAATTCTTCGTTGATCGGAATGACAGACAATGAGTTCAGTGTGAAGTACAAAAAAGCACTGAATGGCGAGGTAGAGCAACTGCTGAAGAGCATGAAGGGCGTCAACAATGCGAAAGTGTTGATCAATCTACCGGCCGAAAATGTATTCGCGAGTCCTTCCGAGCAAGAGAAAGCTTCAGCTTCCGTAGTTGTTAGTTTCAAGCCGGGCTATCGCCCGACCCAGGAAGCGATTGATGGATATTTCAATTTAATCAAGACGTCGGTGCCTAATCTGCCGATCGAGAACATCTCCTTATCTTCTAGTGATGATAACGTTCTGCTCGCATCGGGAGAGGGGGGGAGCGGAGGCAAGATTGCTTCGCTTACGACGGCCGTTCAGGAAAACATGGCTTTGCAGAAGAAATTCGAGAGCGATGTACGCCAGAGCGTCAAACAGTTCCTGTCCAAACTAACTGGACCGGAAAAGGTCGAAGTGCTGGTAGCATCTACACTTAACTTCGATCAGGTTACTCAGAAGGACAACTTAGTAACTCCAGTAGATACAGAGAATATGAAGGGCATCGAAATCAGTGCCCAAAAAATTCAAAAGAGCTATACAGGCCAAGCTAATGGCGTAGGTGGTATAGCTGGAACCGGTGAGCAGGATGTTCCGGGATATCCGTCTGCTGGGACAGGTAACGGGTCTTCTTCAGAAGAGTCGTCCTCAACGATAAATTATGAAGTGAATCATATTACAAAGGATATTGTTGCCAGTCCTTATGTGGTGAAGGATCTAACCATTAACGCGGTGGTTGAACCACCTAATGGGCAACAGACTTTAGACCCTGCGACTGAATCAGCGATTCAGACCATTCTGGCTAATATCGTAGGTTCATATCTTGCAGATTCCGGTACTACATATACAGACGCAGAACTACAACGAAAAGTTGCTGTCTATTCGCAACCATTTCATGGAACTGAACAAAATGCTTCTGGCCTGAGCTTGTCAAGCCCACTTGTTTGGGGAGTCGGGGCAGCTGCACTGCTGGCGATTGCGGGAATTATCTTCCTGATTGTCCGCCGTAACAGAAATCAAGAAATCGAGGAAGAAGAAATTCCAATGCCGCTTACACCGGAGTTTCCTTCCATTAATTTGGAATCAGTCACGAACGAGAACCAAGTGCGCAAACAACTTGAGACACTGGCCAAGAAGAAGCCGGATGAATTTGTCAACTTGCTTCGCACATGGCTGGCTGACGAATAG
- a CDS encoding MotE family protein: MAKNEVELDEQLEESGGGFTRFLFFVTPIIFLIVMLTVLMALFNMNFRDTLFDFGKQIPIVKNWIPDDGSPEAKKKEETKLQEKSSEATIKQLKEQLAKQESQLQEANSKAQEQSDQVKKLQDALNTERDVSSKAAQEEQDANYLKEVKKLSQIYAEMSPSKAAAIFDKLTEEETLQMFSVMSNDSKVAILEKMDPQKAADISIKLKDVKPSEDLNIAALQSRLKKEAETGTTVANKGLDDAQLSATFASMSTESAAKLILQTYKISPEKSLKILRAIDDSTRSKIMTAMTDQDEKASVKILNQLVAK; this comes from the coding sequence ATGGCCAAAAACGAGGTAGAGCTAGACGAACAATTAGAGGAATCAGGCGGAGGATTCACACGATTTTTATTCTTCGTGACACCGATTATATTCCTTATTGTTATGCTTACGGTGCTTATGGCATTGTTCAATATGAATTTTCGGGATACTTTGTTTGACTTCGGCAAGCAAATTCCAATCGTAAAAAATTGGATTCCTGACGATGGCTCACCTGAAGCGAAGAAGAAAGAGGAGACGAAGCTGCAGGAGAAGAGTTCCGAGGCGACAATCAAGCAGCTTAAGGAACAACTGGCCAAGCAAGAGTCACAGCTGCAGGAAGCGAACTCTAAGGCTCAGGAGCAATCCGATCAGGTGAAGAAGCTTCAAGATGCTCTGAATACGGAGCGTGACGTTTCGTCTAAAGCCGCTCAGGAAGAGCAAGACGCGAACTACTTGAAGGAAGTCAAGAAGCTGTCGCAAATCTATGCGGAGATGAGTCCAAGTAAGGCAGCAGCGATTTTTGACAAACTGACGGAGGAAGAGACTCTGCAGATGTTCAGCGTCATGAGCAACGATAGCAAGGTCGCGATACTGGAGAAGATGGACCCGCAAAAAGCAGCTGACATCTCGATCAAATTGAAGGATGTTAAGCCTTCTGAAGATTTGAATATCGCTGCATTGCAATCCAGGCTCAAGAAGGAAGCCGAGACCGGGACCACGGTTGCTAATAAAGGATTGGATGATGCTCAATTAAGCGCGACGTTTGCATCGATGTCGACGGAGTCGGCTGCCAAGCTTATTTTACAGACCTATAAGATCAGCCCTGAAAAGTCGCTTAAGATTTTACGGGCAATCGACGATTCGACCCGCTCGAAGATTATGACCGCGATGACTGACCAAGATGAGAAAGCATCGGTAAAAATATTGAATCAGCTCGTAGCAAAATAA
- a CDS encoding flagellar basal body-associated FliL family protein, with product MKKMAPWLITILLAITLIVLAAFLLMNQITNPDRGSEVKNAVGNVAVPKSLSADEIVQVTSTIEGIKTNLSDAGYVVGMDFAFQMDSASTKEAFDKIKDYKIKPIIIKTLADTKPEELTGAKGKDNLSSKLLNLINKSLPEGKLIQIDITNFIMQPIY from the coding sequence ATGAAGAAAATGGCGCCTTGGTTAATTACAATTTTACTAGCAATTACACTAATTGTACTGGCCGCCTTCCTGCTTATGAATCAAATTACAAATCCCGACCGGGGCAGTGAAGTGAAGAATGCAGTCGGTAATGTGGCAGTACCTAAGTCTCTATCTGCGGATGAGATCGTACAGGTCACTTCCACGATCGAAGGAATCAAGACGAACCTGTCGGATGCAGGCTACGTTGTTGGAATGGACTTTGCATTCCAAATGGATAGTGCTTCAACGAAGGAAGCTTTCGACAAGATCAAGGATTATAAAATTAAACCAATCATCATCAAGACTTTGGCCGATACCAAGCCGGAGGAATTGACTGGAGCGAAGGGAAAGGACAATCTTAGCTCCAAATTGTTGAACTTAATCAACAAGTCATTGCCGGAAGGAAAATTGATTCAGATCGATATCACAAACTTTATTATGCAGCCGATCTACTAG
- the flgG gene encoding flagellar basal body rod protein FlgG: MLRSMYSGVSGMRGFQTKLDVIGNNIANVNTVGFKSGRVMFKDIMSQTVSGVTAPNDGESGGVNAKQIGLGVSIGSIDTMHTGGSAMTTNNPLDLRIDGDGFFLVKLSPDQEVPFLTRAGDFHLDAARQLVTSDGLLVCDAGGEVLEPIGDDVTAFSIAADGTIVQKMNTGETEAGAQIGVAKVTNPEGLEKIGGNLYRVTLNAIADGELEPTTANNAELGTGSIIAGQLEMSNVDLTGEFTEMIVAQRGFQANSRIITTSDEVLQEVVNLKR; the protein is encoded by the coding sequence ATGTTAAGATCGATGTACTCTGGCGTGTCCGGGATGCGCGGGTTTCAGACGAAGCTTGACGTAATCGGCAATAACATCGCCAACGTGAATACGGTTGGTTTCAAATCTGGACGTGTAATGTTCAAGGATATCATGAGTCAGACGGTATCCGGAGTCACTGCACCGAATGATGGAGAAAGCGGTGGCGTGAATGCCAAGCAAATCGGCCTTGGCGTATCTATCGGCTCGATCGATACGATGCATACAGGCGGAAGCGCAATGACGACTAATAATCCGTTGGATCTGCGGATTGATGGGGATGGATTCTTCCTTGTTAAATTGTCTCCTGATCAGGAAGTTCCTTTTCTGACGAGAGCAGGGGACTTCCATCTGGATGCAGCCCGCCAATTGGTTACTTCCGATGGATTGCTTGTATGTGACGCCGGTGGCGAGGTACTTGAACCAATCGGCGATGATGTAACAGCGTTCTCGATTGCTGCTGACGGAACGATCGTACAGAAGATGAATACTGGAGAGACGGAGGCAGGTGCTCAAATCGGCGTAGCCAAGGTCACGAACCCGGAAGGACTCGAGAAGATTGGTGGCAATCTGTATCGTGTTACACTGAACGCCATTGCCGATGGAGAGCTTGAACCGACTACGGCAAATAACGCTGAGTTGGGTACAGGTTCAATTATCGCTGGACAGTTGGAAATGTCCAACGTCGATTTGACGGGTGAATTCACAGAGATGATTGTCGCGCAGCGTGGATTCCAGGCAAACTCCCGAATTATTACGACTTCCGACGAAGTATTGCAAGAAGTTGTTAACCTGAAACGCTAA